Proteins encoded by one window of Nicotiana tabacum cultivar K326 chromosome 10, ASM71507v2, whole genome shotgun sequence:
- the LOC107812108 gene encoding uncharacterized protein LOC107812108 yields the protein MKFLPEFALCWGGATITPTVIEIASVTTPQPQEEEEQNRWRNSSEAATPGAIRGRGRRVVKPKNAANWKPALRVISEERVMSDIVGNGSGGRSKERAAIPSSCAKSAAKVKAKSIARSQLSPRHGDDYWKSTGPMAVPAFSPTAFLF from the exons ATGAAGTTCCTACCGGAATTTGCTTTATGTTGGGGTGGCGCTACCATCACCCCAACGGTGATAGAGATCGCCTCTGTCACCACTCCTCAACCGCAAGAGGAGGAGGAGCAAAATCGCTGGAGAAATAGCAGCGAAGCTGCTACTCCAGGTGCTATACGGGGGAGGGGAAGAAGGGTAGTAAAGCCCAAAAATGCAGCGAATTGGAAACCGGCGCTTCGAGTAATATcagaagaaagagtgatgtctGATATTGTTGGTAATGGTAGCGGAGGAAGATCAAAAGAACGTGCAGCTATTCCATCTTCTTGCGCCAAATCCGCTGCTAAAGTTAAAGCAAAATCTATTGCTAGATCCCAATTATCTCCTAGACACGGCGATGATTACTG GAAATCAACAGGTCCGATGGCCGTGCCAGCATTTTCGCCGACAGCATTTTTATTCTGA